A single genomic interval of Lodderomyces elongisporus chromosome 8, complete sequence harbors:
- the SPB1 gene encoding AdoMet-dependent rRNA methyltransferase spb1 (BUSCO:EOG09260V5Q) — translation MGKTQKKNSKGRLDRYYYLAKEKGYRARSSFKIIQINEKFGHFLEKSKVVIDLCAAPGSWCQVASQLCPINSLIIGVDIVPIKPLPNCITFQSDITTEDCRSKLRGHMKTWKADTVLHDGAPNVGLGWVQDAFTQSQLTLQALKLAVENLTAGGTFVTKVFRSRDYNNLMWVFQQLFEKVEATKPPSSRNVSAEIFVVCKGFKAPKKLDPRLLDPREVFEELNNDKKNANNEEKIFNPEKKRRQRQGYEEGDYTLFHTMPIMQFIKEEDPINQLGDLNKFEIDEDDHEWKIVKKLKTYTEELKECFKDLKVLGRKEFKMILRFRKQARDLLGIDKVEEAPEIEVEELTEEQKIDKELNEMMERQKQKAKRAKKTANEIKQKEIVRNQMQMVTDMNIGIDAAQIGAESLFNLKTAEKSGQLSKLAAGKKAMVFNDEDIAKDTEIHIDEDAEAEDGDSADEVDELEGQLDGMYQQYQERRAERDANYRAKMSRGEDAEAWDGIAEDDDDEQDRSDYDMDSDEESDSDDDEHIKLIASGKKSENGLTRSARSFFASDSIFNELNDDDLIAESAPKESKMAGVKTTAGQNESSPAQPQQEPTPESESESELDSDSDSDFEVVPADNDLVDGAEEEDFSSDDETPQSHQSRVDLDTAEAMTLAHQIALGQKNKKDLIEEGINRYSFRDKDGLPEWFLDDEKKHSKLVKPITKEAALAIKEKQKQLNARPIKKVLEAKGRKKMRALRRLEKMKKKSDLINEDSSKSEYDKAAEISKLMQKAKNSGKDKQRKKLTVVVARGSNRGLSGRPKGIKGKYKMVDGVMKNEQRALRRIAKKHKK, via the coding sequence ATGGGAAAGactcaaaagaagaatagcAAGGGTCGTTTAGATCGTTACTACTACTTGGCCAAGGAAAAAGGGTACAGAGCACGTTCCTCGTTCAAAATCATCCAGATAAATGAGAAATTTGGCcattttttggaaaagtcCAAAGTTGTCATTGATTTGTGTGCAGCTCCTGGGTCATGGTGTCAAGTGGCATCACAACTATGTCCCATCAACTCCTTGAttattggtgttgataTTGTGCCGATCAAGCCTTTACCAAACTGTATCACTTTCCAAAGTGACATTACAACCGAAGACTGTCGAAGTAAACTTCGAGGACACATGAAAACATGGAAAGCCGATACTGTATTACATGATGGTGCTCCAAATGTTGGTTTGGGATGGGTGCAGGATGCATTTACACAATCGCAGTTGACTTTGCAAGCTTTAAAATTGGCAGTAGAGAACCTTACTGCAGGAGGAACATTTGTTACCAAAGTTTTCCGTTCAAGAGATTACAATAATTTGATGTGGGTTTTCCAGcaactttttgaaaaagttgaagcaACAAAGCCACCAAGTTCGAGAAATGTTTCCGCtgaaatttttgttgtttgtaaaGGGTTTAAAGCACCAAAGAAGTTGGACCCTAGATTACTCGACCCTCGTGAAGTGTTTGAAGAGCTTAATAACGACAAAAAGAATGCCAATAACGAGGAAAAGATTTTTAATCctgagaaaaagaggagacAAAGACAAGGTTATGAGGAAGGCGATTACACCTTGTTCCACACTATGCCAATCATGCAATTTATCAAGGAAGAAGATCCAATCAATCAGTTGGGAGATTTGAACAAGTTTGAgattgatgaagatgatcaTGAGTGGAAGATTGTCAAGAAGCTTAAAACATACACCGAAGAGCTAAAAGAATGTTTCAAGGATCTCAAGGTGCTTGGCCGTAAGGAGTTCAAGATGATTTTGAGATTTAGAAAACAGGCTAGAGATCTACTCGGAATAGATAAAGTCGAAGAAGCTCCCGAAATTGAAGTTGAGGAATTGACAGAAGAGCAGAAAATCGATAAGGAGCTTAATGAGATGATGGAGagacagaaacaaaaggcCAAGAGGGCCAAGAAGACTGCTAACGAGATTAAGCAGAAAGAAATTGTGCGGAACCAGATGCAAATGGTGACAGATATGAATATTGGTATTGATGCTGCTCAAATTGGCGCTGAGTCGCTTTTCAACTTGAAGACAGCTGAAAAGTCTGGCCAGTTGAGTAAATTGGCAGCAGGTAAAAAGGCAATGGTTTTCAACGATGAAGATATTGCCAAGGATACTGAGATTCATATTGACGAAGATGCAGAGGCAGAAGACGGTGATAGCGCTGATGAGGTTGATGAGCTTGAAGGGCAGTTGGATGGAATGTATCAGCAGTATCAAGAGAGGCGAGCAGAGAGAGATGCAAATTACAGAGCCAAGATGTCTCGTGGAGAAGATGCTGAAGCATGGGATGGAATTGCCgaagacgatgatgatgaacaAGATCGATCTGATTATGATATGGATAGTGACGAGGAGTCTGATTCAGATGACGATGAGCATATAAAGTTGATTGCTCTGGGCAAGAAAAGCGAAAATGGATTGACAAGATCAGCTCGATCGTTTTTTGCCTCTGACTCCATTTTCAATGAGTTAAACGATGATGATTTGATTGCGGAATCAGCTCCAAAGGAACTGAAGATGGCTGGAGTGAAGACTACAGCTGGACAGAATGAATCACTGCCAGCACAGCCACAGCAAGAACCTACACCCGAGTCAGAGTCAGAGTCAGAGTTGGACTCAGACTCAGACTCAGATTTCGAAGTTGTTCCAGCCGATAATGATTTGGTAGATGgagcagaagaagaggacTTTTCTAGTGATGACGAGACACCACAATCGCACCAAAGCCGTGTGGATCTCGATACGGCAGAGGCAATGACTCTTGCACACCAAATTGCATTGGgtcaaaagaacaagaaagatCTCATTGAAGAAGGTATAAACAGATACTCTTTCCGAGATAAAGATGGACTTCCCGAATGGTTCCTTGACGATGAGAAGAAGCATTCGAAATTGGTTAAGCCGATTACCAAGGAGGCAGCTTTAGCCATCAAggagaaacagaaacaactTAATGCACGTCCAATCAAGAAGGTGCTTGAGGCCAAGGGACGTAAGAAGATGAGGGCATTGCGTCGTTtggagaagatgaagaagaagtccGATTTGATCAATGAAGATAGTTCTAAATCTGAATACGACAAGGCCGCAGAGATTTCCAAATTGATGCAAAAAGCCAAGAATAGTGGTAAGGATAAGCAGAGAAAGAAGTTGACTGTGGTGGTGGCAAGAGGTTCGAATAGAGGATTGAGCGGTAGGCCCAAGGGTATCAAAGGTAAGTATAAGATGGTTGATGGTGTGATGAAGAATGAACAAAGAGCCTTGAGAAGAATTGCCAAAAAGCACAAGAAGTAG
- the IZH3 gene encoding inc metabolism membrane protein — translation MSQLDYFVSSIESKLDHFDSYFKVKKEESKKQAKQAKQASKDNSNKYLSVRDINSNNGSSTSSSTSASNSRRNSTSSIASLKEISIMKLNLVQDRLRLIRKSVLSKGFTNLDYLYNLLDDQYNYLFNQTLPEIDNQLEQENEKGDKESVASNKEILSGKIINTISYFEEKLIKIDDYIREKTPSLEDEMDTSDAMYNKLRFFNFNRALKNASENPRGLIHYYELPLSWRENKYIIEGYRFSLKHTSMLKSIFKMHNETMNIWTHLVGLGIILYIAFVHFPSTNAFSKNNMWDNLAMYQFLAAACTCLISSSIWHTYSCFAHYPSRQNFACIDYTGITILITCSIIAVEYCTLFQHPNLLYLYMAFSIAMGVFGFVFNWSSYFDKPECRSLRIGFFVGLSTSGATALLCQAYYEGILYSIKFFLPLCYKSFVWYGLGVVFYGGLIPERWRYDVIIEENIGACQHHYNIEDVLEDNVGHAGREEIQQIEKELEEMRPHSHAQHGAVVEKMEDKKQEEEEEKVDNKVEGDEERNNGESVVDDDELRFRQLINKHFKKQPVRTPYANSWLSLWWVDYFLASHNLWHICVVLGVLGHYSSVLNMLDGLN, via the exons ATGTCTCAA TTAGactattttgtttcatcaATAGAGTCTAAATTGGACCACTTTGATAGCTACTTTAAAgtcaagaaagaagagtccaagaaacaagcaaaacaagcaaaacAGGCGTCAAAAGATAACAGCAACAAGTATTTGAGTGTAAGGGAtatcaatagcaacaacgGCAGCAGCACTAGCAGCAGCACTAGTGCTAGTAACAGCAGAAGGAACTCTACATCATCCATAGCAAGTCTCAAGGAGATCTCGATAATGAAACTCAATTTAGTCCAGGACCGTCTCAGGTTGATTAGGAAATCCGTATTGTCAAAGGGATTCACTAACCTCGACTATTTATATAATCTCTTGGATGACCAATACAACTATCTATTCAACCAGACCTTGCCGGAAATTGACAACCAGTTGGAGCAGGAAAACGAGAAAGGAGACAAGGAGAGCGTTGCACTGAATAAGGAGATACTTTCAGGTAAAATCATCAACACCATCTCGTATTTTGAAGAgaaattgatcaagatTGATGATTACATTAGAGAAAAGACACCACTGCTTGAGGATGAGATGGATACTTCAGATGCAATGTATAACAAGTTGagattcttcaatttcaatagAGCATTAAAGAATGCGCTGGAGAACCCCCGTGGCTTGATCCACTACTATGAACTACCATTGAGCTGGCGTGAAAACAAGTATATTATTGAAGGATACCGTTTCTCACTCAAGCACACTTCGATGCTCAAGTCGATATTCAAAATGCACAATGAAACAATGAATATCTGGACCCATTTGGTTGGTCTTGGAATTATACTTTACATTGCTTTTGTGCATTTCCCAAGCACAAATGCATTTTCCAAGAACAATATGTGGGACAATTTGGCAATGTATCAATTCCTTGCCGCAGCTTGCACATGCCTTATTAGTTCATCAATATGGCACACATACTCGTGTTTTGCGCACTACCCTAGCCGCCAAAACTTTGCATGCATTGATTACACAGGTATAACCATTCTTATTACATGCTCTATAATTGCAGTTGAGTACTGCACCTTGTTCCAGCACCCTAATTTGTTGTACTTGTACATGGCATTTTCCATAGCCATGGGGGTCTTTGGCTTTGTTTTCAACTGGAGTCTGTATTTTGACAAACCTGAATGTCGATCATTGCGGATTGGATTCTTTGTTGGGTTGAGCACTAGCGGTGCTACTGCCTTGTTGTGCCAAGCTTATTACGAAGGTATACTTTATTCgatcaaattctttttgccACTATGCTACAAGTCCTTCGTTTGGTACGGGTTAggtgttgttttttatgGAGGTCTTATTCCGGAGAGATGGAGATACGATGTGATTATTGAAGAGAATATTGGTGCTTGTCAACACCACTATAACATTGAAGATGTTTTGGAGGATAATGTTGGTCATGCAGGAAGAGAGGAGattcaacaaattgaaaaggaGTTGGAAGAGATGCGTCCGCACTCTCATGCACAGCATGGAGCAGTTGTGGAGAAGATGGAAGataagaaacaagaagaggaagaagagaaagtaGATAATAAGGTGGAAGGCGACGAAGAAAGGAATAATGGAGAGTCGGTTGTTGATGACGATGAGTTGCGTTTCCGTCAATTGATTAATAAACATTTTAAGAAACAGCCAGTGCGTACCCCCTACGCCAATAGTTGGCTCAGTTTATGGTGGGTCGACTATTTCTTGGCCAGTCATAACCTTTGGCACATTTGTGTTGTCTTGGGTGTATTGGGACACTATTCATCCGTGTTGAATATGTTAGACGGGTTGAATTAG
- the PEP3 gene encoding tethering complex subunit (BUSCO:EOG09260HS3): MNTVNGRKRADSKLSPSINGSITSSSYTAHSLDQHQNSVYKNLDHPQFQIREVQLQFELKHDLRKVLVANSFMFLIAGSILYKIDLNNPSQLIKYQIPQSTTQTKTLTINAWIDADAKQLLLRVDNQYYYLHEDYSSFKPLSKMKNVDVTHAAFTSTRSIIMASPTGQIFLGVFKPHLDTKKNDLQHFKQVYNLSSQVQGIAITDNESQINIFSDFTLHTWPCFDTTYNELLGVFKSSKPVTKHIAHTEENVLFAQNLERYVFLTKDELMTNDDEIQFTRIDQDLQSLLISKHHLIGYNDKGVCIINKLSQKTSTLPFDGSIKGMASDRDTFWIYTDNSIHEILIHNEGNLVWYDYYKLGKYDEALAGLENNEENFYKRDLVLIKQGYDYLQKGGFGVETNDEELLKLQTRGVAILAKSTEPFEKVCLMLNNPTSKRILLEYLLAQFALEKRDKVRAIVLSTWIIELMVRLNDSRFHEFVKQNFKTFDKSIYDVLDGERALFYADLIEDYNFILQYYINHKNWPLAVRTLPKLYLKDVDAIYNTALVLLLDYPKVTETWLRFDLDYERLLPAMLAYCTKHDHKQLPFNQNKIIKFLSKVHEQGYKSIKINNYYLSMLISSSEDTVTEITKFIKNEKLYDQNFILRLCILYKRIEPTILIYIDMGLYEQALDYALQNNAIDGAETVLNKYEDVVKEEQEEQQQQQQQQQQQQNQKGVIGGMQDVSRYNKLENESYNIRRHLWLKFSKHLIDGICQQKREVKIQEIDKSSNKISATLDYLLGKSPLSLKDLLPLFPETISINNFKDEIVSSLNEYKQSLQGINLKIQESSTLLSTLKLEAQKEEETQADSYVVVEPGAACKLCSKLLITKNFVVFKNCKHDFHKECLIRYYSKSKGNYKFKKVYQNFIRNGEKNQESLKQEIEDMLCKECILCSDANINTIDVGFLEENDRDIEGMKLWEL; encoded by the coding sequence ATGAACACGGTCAACGGTAGAAAAAGAGCCGACTCTAAATTAAGCCCGTCTATCAATGGCTCCATTACCTCATCCAGCTACACGGCACACTCTCTAGATCAGCACCAAAACTCAGTTTACAAGAACCTCGACCATCCGCAATTCCAAATCAGAGAAGTGCAATTGCAGTTTGAACTAAAACATGACTTGCGGAAAGTTCTTGTAGCAAACAGTTTTATGTTCTTGATAGCTGGCTCTATCCTTTACAAGATTGATCTCAATAACCCTTCTCAACTTATCAAATATCAGATCCCTCAACTGACAACACAAACCAAGACATTGACTATAAATGCTTGGATTGATGCAGATGCCAAGCAGCTACTACTACGAGTTGATAACCAATACTATTATCTCCACGAAGACTATTCCTCTTTCAAACCCTTGTCCAAGATGAAAAATGTTGATGTCACACATGCAGCATTTACATCAACGCGATCAATAATTATGGCATCACCCACTGGCCAGATCTTTTTAGGTGTCTTTAAGCCACACTTGgacaccaaaaaaaatgactTGCAGCATTTCAAACAAGTTTACAACTTGAGCTCACAAGTGCAAGGCATTGCAATTACTGATAACGAGTCCCAAATTAATATATTCAGTGACTTTACACTCCATACATGGCCATGCTTTGACACTACATATAACGAATTGCTTGGAGTATTCAAATCCTCGAAACCGGTAACAAAACACATTGCTCATACTGAGGaaaatgttttgtttgcacAGAACTTGGAGAGATATGTATTTTTGACCAAAGACGAGTTGATGACAAACGATGATGAGATCCAGTTCACCAGGATTGATCAGGATCTACAAAGCTTACTCATATCGAAACACCATCTTATTGGATACAACGACAAGGGTGTTTGCATCATCAATAAACTAAGTCAAAAGACACTGACTTTGCCATTTGACGGTAGTATTAAGGGTATGGCGAGCGATCGAGACACTTTTTGGATATACACGGATAATTCCATCCACGAGATACTCATTCATAACGAGGGAAACTTGGTTTGGTACGATTATTATAAACTTGGCAAGTACGATGAAGCCTTGGCAGGCCTCGAGAATAATGAGGAAAATTTTTACAAGAGAGACTTGGTCTTGATCAAACAGGGCTACGATTATTTACAGAAAGGCGGTTTTGGGGTAGAAACAAATGACGAAGAACTCTTGAAGTTACAAACTCGAGGTGTTGCAATTCTTGCTAAGCTGACAGAACCGTTTGAAAAAGTTTGTCTCATGCTAAACAACCCTACTTCAAAAAGGATCTTACTAGAATACTTACTAGCACAGTTTGCattggaaaaaagagataaaGTGAGAGCAATAGTGTTGTCAACATGGATTATTGAGCTTATGGTGCGGTTGAACGATAGCAGGTTTCATGAGTTTGTGAAGCAAAACTTTAAGACGTTTGACAAGTCAATCTACGATGTATTGGATGGAGAGCGTGCATTGTTTTATGCTGACTTGATTGAAGATTacaatttcattttgcaATACTATATCAATCACAAAAATTGGCCTCTTGCAGTGCGTACACTTCCTAAACTATACTTGAAAGATGTTGATGCTATATACAACACGGCATTGGTGCTATTGCTCGACTATCCAAAAGTGACAGAGACTTGGCTTCGTTTTGACTTGGATTATGAACGTTTATTGCCAGCAATGCTCGCATATTGCACCAAGCATGATCATAAACAGTTGCCAttcaaccaaaacaaaatcatcaaGTTTCTTTCAAAAGTGCACGAGCAAGGGTATAAAAGCATCAAGATCAACAATTACTACTTGTCGATGCTAATCCTGTCACTGGAAGATACTGTTACTGAAATCACGAAATTCatcaagaatgaaaaactTTACGATCAAAATTTCATCTTGAGACTCTGCATCCTTTACAAGAGGATCGAGCCCACAATCTTGATATATATTGATATGGGATTATATGAACAGGCATTGGACTATGCATTGCAGAACAATGCTATAGATGGTGCCGAAACCGTACTAAACAAATACGAAGATGTTGTTaaagaagagcaagaagaacaacaacaacagcagcagcagcagcagcaacaacaaaatcagAAAGGAGTGATTGGAGGGATGCAGGACGTTTCTCGCTACAAtaaattggaaaatgaaagttATAATATCAGAAGACACTTGTGGttaaaattttcaaaacactTGATAGATGGTATTTGTCAACAGAAGCGAGAAGTCAAGATACAAGAGATTGATAAATCATCAAATAAAATCAGTGCAACCTTGGATTATTTGTTGGGGAAATCTCCCTTAAGCTTGAAGGATTTGCTACCATTATTCCCAGAGACTATTCTGATTAACAATTTCAAGGATGAGATTGTGAGCTCTTTAAATGAATACAAACAAAGCTTGCAGGGTATAAACTTGAAGATCCAAGAAAGCAGCACCTTGTTATCGACACTTAAACTTGAAGCgcaaaaggaagaagaaacgcAAGCGGACTCAtacgttgttgttgagccTGGCGCTGCATGCAAGCTCTGCTCTAAACTATTAATCACCAAgaattttgttgttttcaagAATTGCAAGCACGATTTCCACAAGGAATGTTTGATTCGTTACTACTCTAAATCCAAGGGCAACTACAAGTTTAAGAAAGTTTATCAAAACTTTATTCGAAATGGAGAAAAGAATCAGGAGCTGTTGAAGCAGGAGATTGAGGATATGTTATGCAAAGAGTGTATCTTGTGTAGCGATGCAAACATCAATACAATTGATGTGGGCTTCTTGGAGGAGAACGATAGGGACATAGAAGGTATGAAATTATGGGAGCTATAG